A window from Mauremys reevesii isolate NIE-2019 linkage group 9, ASM1616193v1, whole genome shotgun sequence encodes these proteins:
- the P2RY1 gene encoding P2Y purinoceptor 1, which translates to MTEVLFSAVLNGTETNILSNTGWTLGNATTKCSLTKTGFQFYYLPTVYILVFISGFLGNSVAIWMFVFHMRPWSGISVYMFNLALADFLYVLTLPALIFYYFNKTDWIFGDIMCKLQRFIFHVNLYGSILFLTCISVHRYTGVVYPLKSLGRLKKKNAVYISTFVWIIVVAGISPILFYSGTGLRKNKTITCYDTTTDDYLRSYFIYSMCTTVFIFCIPFILILGCYGLIVKALIYKDLDNSPLRRKSIYLVIIVLMVFAVSYLPFHVMKTLNLRARLDFQTPQMCAFNDKVYATYQVTRGLASLNSCVDPILYFLAGDTFRSRLSRATRKVSRRSELNVQSKSEEVTLNILAEYKVNGDTSM; encoded by the coding sequence ATGACTGAAGTCCTCTTTTCAGCTGTTTTGAATGGGACTGAAACCAACATTCTGTCAAACACTGGCTGGACTCTAGGAAATGCCACTACCAAATGTTCCCTAACAAAAACCGGCTTCCAGTTCTATTACCTGCCCACTGTCTACATTCTAGTCTTTATCTCTGGATTCCTGGGCAATAGTGTGGCGATCTGGATGTTTGTCTTCCACATGAGGCCTTGGAGTGGCATCTCAGTTTACATGTTTAATCTGGCATTAGCTGATTTCTTGTATGTCTTGACACTCCCTGCCCTCATCTTTTATTACTTCAATAAAACTGACTGGATCTTTGGAGATATCATGTGCAAACTGCAACGGTTCATCTTCCATGTGAACCTGTATGGCAGCATTTTGTTTCTGACTTGCATCAGTGTGCACAGATACACAGGGGTAGTGTATCCTTTGAAATCACTTGGGAGGCTGAAGAAAAAGAATGCTGTTTACATCAGTACCTTTGTTTGGATCATTGTTGTAGCTGGGATTTCTCCTATATTGTTCTACTCTGGAACTGGGCTAAGGAAAAATAAAACCATTACCTGTTATGATACTACAACTGATGATTATCTGAGAAGTTACTTCATTTACAGCATGTGTACCACTGTGTTTATATTCTGCATCCCATTCATATTGATTCTTGGTTGTTACGGACTAATAGTGAAAGCTTTGATTTACAAGGATTTGGACAATTCTCCTCTTAGGAGAAAATCAATTTACCTGGTTATTATTGTGTTGATGGTCTTTGCCGTGTCTTATCTTCCCTTTCATGTGATGAAGACATTGAATCTAAGAGCCAGACTGGATTTTCAGACTCCACAAATGTGTGCCTTCAATGACAAAGTATATGCTACTTACCAAGTGACAAGGGGGTTAGCTAGTCTCAACAGCTGTGTAGATCCTATTCTGTATTTTTTGGCAGGTGATACCTTTCGAAGTAGACTTTCAAGGGCAACCAGAAAAGTGTCTAGAAGAAGTGAGCTCAATGTGCAATCAAAAAGCGAGGAAGTGACTCTCAATATTTTAGCAGAATATAAAGTGAATGGAGACACGAGTATGTGA